One window of the Pieris brassicae chromosome 2, ilPieBrab1.1, whole genome shotgun sequence genome contains the following:
- the LOC123720048 gene encoding adenosine receptor A2a isoform X2, with product MGPSGIISVCWVAGGLVGFLPLLGWHAAVGPSPGCYFVEVMDYNYLLFLYFATIVTPSVLLAAFYTHIYRVVVKQMSAVVTVEGGQGRAGTMLRVLGAAQKREVKATQNLAIIVFFFIVCWIPLYTMNAIKAFMPELDIPNPITYFCIIFSHLNSAINPLLYAYHLKDFRAALKGLLCTIIGRGVPIPAAYRPPIPIRRPALERCNALRERPRVYVNSPVWLRQKEVERLALEEKKRIAGNPVSTNPDLEPFLSRTHGRRAEGLDNHMGPFLIESNQECQRPCRKVEDFIRRVRSVSSDRS from the exons GTATCATATCAGTATGCTGGGTGGCTGGCGGGTTGGTAGGATTCCTGCCATTACTGGGGTGGCATGCAGCCGTGGGGCCATCGCCTGGCTGCTACTTCGTAGAAGTGATGGACTATAACTATCTGCTGTTCCTATACTTTGCGACGATTGTGACACCTAGCGTTTTGTTGGCGGCTTTCTATACCCATATTTATAGAGTTGTAGTCAAACAG ATGAGCGCCGTGGTAACTGTTGAAGGTGGACAAGGACGTGCCGGAACAATGTTACGAGTGCTTGGTGCTGCACAGAAACGAGAAGTGAAGGCGACACAGAACCTTGCCATTATAGTTTTCTTCTTCATCGTTTGCTGGATACCATTGTACACTATGAACGCTATAAAAGCATTCATGCCTGAGCTCGATATACCAAATCCTATTACttacttttgtattatattctCGCATCTAAACTCTGCCATCAACCCTCTCCTATACGCGTATCATTTGAAGGATTTCCGAGCAGCTTTAAAGGGTCTACTTTGTACGATTATTGGGAGAGGAGTACCCATACCAGCTGCATATCGACCCCCAATACCGATACGACGTCCAGCCTTGGAAAGATGTAACGCCTTGCGAGAGAGACCCAGAGTGTATGTGAACTCTCCAGTCTGGTTGCGTCAGAAGGAAGTCGAAAGATTAGCGTTGGAAGAAAAGAAAAGGATAGCAGGTAACCCGGTATCTACAAATCCAGATTTGGAGCCTTTCTTGAGTCGAACTCATGGTCGGAGAGCGGAAGGACTGGACAATCACATGGGACCTTTTTTGATTGAATCCAATCAGGAGTGTCAAAGACCCTGTCGGAAGGTTGAGGATTTTATTCGGAGAGTGCGAAGTGTCAGTTCGGACAGAAGTTGA